In Brienomyrus brachyistius isolate T26 chromosome 2, BBRACH_0.4, whole genome shotgun sequence, the genomic window ATGACTTCCAGTGTACACTGGACTTATAATCCTATTCTCAAGGAGAGCACAGGGAATACTGCAGAGTACAATACGTAGAGCGGCCTGCCTGTGGTCAAACTAGCTGCTAAAGCACTAAACAGTTCCCTACTATAAACCCTCGAGCAGATCCCCTTATTGGGAGGTTACACATAACCAGGGTTTTAACGCGTGGCACCAGGCCCCAGATTATTTGGCAGATACCAGCCATTTTTAATAACAAAAAAGAAGAAGAGAGAAATAATTGGAAAAGCGAAATAGGGCGTAATAAAGCCGGGTTGGGTCTAGGTCCGGCAGCTGACCTTCTTGAGCGCGCTGTCCGTCAGCTTGTCCTGGTTGCCCACGTGCACCTTCTGCAGTAGCGGACAGTGGGCGGCCACAGCGGAGAGCGAGGCGTCGCTCAGCTGCTTGCAGCGGTACGCTGTGTAGCGCAGCAGCCCCGGGCAGTGCTGGGCCAGAGCGCGCACGCCACCGTCCTGCACCTTCCGGCAGTCCGAGATGTTGATCTCCATCACGTTCTGCCTGCGGGAGCCGATCTTCACCAGGAGGTCATCGGTCACCtggcagagagggagggaagcaGAGCACCATATCAGCTATGCAGCCATCTACCTACCTAAATActtacccacccatccatccatcatgagGAGTCCAAGCACCAGCAGTGCTGGATCCCTATTGCtttaattgttattattattaataatatttttatatgCTTTTTAAATCAGCTATTAGATCGTCGCAGAAGCTTTTGCGAAGTCCTGCATGTGGGTGCTTCTCACGTTTCTCTCTGTTGGGGATAATTCCGTCAGGACGGCGCGATTTGAAGAGTCGAAGGCTGTCCCGCTTCCCCACTCACCTGCTGGAAGCCGCTGAGGTCAATCTGCTTCCAGAACTGGAAGTCTAAGCAGAGGTCGCGCCAGTACCTGCAGACCAGGGAGACCCCAAGGCAGCGCTCCTTCACGGAGAGATGGGAGAACACCTGAAGAGTGGGAGGGGGAAAAGAGCTGAAGGGGGAAAACAGCGGCACTGCAGCCACGCACGGGTGTCGGACCGGCAGACTGCTGCCCATTTTTACAGCAtggtggcttttttttttttttacgcatTAGCAGCAAACTCATGGCCAAACAAAGGCTGCTGCAGCCACTTCTGAACAAGCAGGAGGCCACACTCTGCACTGCACTCTCGGGCCGTCGTGCTACCCCCCTTCCCAGAGGAGCGATACCAATTACGATCCGCCATTCCAGAATTCCCAGGGCATGAGCCAGCGCTAAATAACGCCAGTGCTAACTTAACACAAGACATGGCACCAGGGCCAGGTACAGCCCATGCGAGCCGGCGCCCCTCAGGAGATGCCGCCACAGGCAGCTGCCAATATCGCAGCCCCATGTGACATGCTTTTGCAGCTGGCTGAGGCGGGGGACAGCACCCCGACAAGCATGCCCCTGCCAGCAAGACTGGAAAAGCCGTATGCTCCACTCGCCCACCCCCACATCCAGGCAGTGGCGGCTGGCAGTCCCTGGTCGATAAGCCCCCCCTCGCTACTCCTACCATGAAATCCAGCCTCACTTCGTTATTCCTGTGATCCAGGGGGATATCTGTCCTGCTGCAGTCCAGCACAGGCAGCACCGCCATGGGAAGCTAGCAAAACCGCTGCCAAATTAGCTGCCGAccttcccccccccaaagtccCCAACAAGGGCAGTGTGTAATACTCACAGGACACAGAGGTGAGATAAAAAAGCACCATGATAATCCACTTTTAcctcttttaaaaaaaactaggctaagtatttttaaatatgaaaCGTACACATCTGCATGTGGTCCTTCCTTAACAGGCCCCAGTGCCACTGCGGCCCATACAGTGCACAAACATCTTCACCCATCCATCTCCTAAAAGCCCTTATACTaatcagggtcacggggggtccacaGCCTATCCCCGAAGCTAAAggggcaaggcagggaacaaccctagaGGGGgccccagcccatcgcagggcacactcatgcaCCTTTCACTTACAGattgcacacctatgggcaatatagtaactccaattattctcagcatgtttttggactgcggtgGGAAACCAGAAAACCCGATGGAATCcctacgacaacatggggagaagatgcaaactccacacacggaacCCAAAGGTCTGACGtgacagtgctaagcactgcaggACCATGCCACCCCACAAACATCTTCAAGCAGCTGGATATTTGCAGGAAAATTGGAGAGGAGTCCTCAAGAGGCAGGCATACGGCAAACCTCAAGGGCCAAACGCAGCCATCGACCCGTCTGAGGCAATCAAACACAAATTTCCGGCCCCTTTACCCAAGAATAAACTGAGGCACATTCATTCCATAACCACTGAAATGCACATCTAAACTGAGCCATGTCTTTGATGGGAACTTGAATATCATACGCCGGACATGACAAAATTCCTCCAGTTTATACCGAGAGCCCAGACTGAAAACCCAATAATTGTGCATCATTTGCCATTTTGTATATAAAAAGATATGAAGTGCATCTGGCATTAATAACCAGCACTGCAGTGGTTCGGAATGATCAAGGGTAAGGAAAGGCTCCTTTAACTGCGATCATACTGGGAACTGATCTGGGAAACAATGTGGCAATTGGAATAATGCTACAGACAGGTCCGTGTGTCTGAAAAGTGGGCAATTACAATGGTTTATACACATATAACCTCACGAGATCCAAGTAAACCCAAAGTAGCGAGGAGAGTTCCCTTTGAAGCCAAAAACTTGTGTTCAGGTGGTGCGGACTTAAGGATAGGGATAGGAATGCCTTTGCTGACACCAACATGGCCGTGTTTAGGAATGCGAGCAGGCATTCGCACTGTTAGGAAAAAACGCAAATAATTCAATCACACTAAATATCAGATTTCAAATGATAACTGTTCAGGATCACGTGTCCAGGCCACTCACATAATTtcacaacacacaaacactgtcaGTCTCGCTGTCACTTAGCAGTTTAACAAACACTTTTTCCCCCCAAAGCACTTGTTTTCTACACTTTTACACATTTATACTGCAAATTatggaagagaaaaaaaaaaacactgaggaAGACATGTTAAGTGCCATATTTTATTCTAATCAGCAGTCCCCCTAAAAACGCCACAGGGGTTTTGGAGCTCATCCTATGCAGCAGAGAGCATGAGGCCGGAGTACGTCCCAAGGCCCATGTAGGCGTTTATGTTGATAATTCAGAAACAACAATTAGCCTAAATGCATGCATTTGGTCTGCAGaagaaaactccacacacacacacacacacacacacacacacacacacacacacacacacacacacacacacacacacacacacacacacacacacacacacacacacacacacacacacacacacacacacacacacacacggggcaGAAACTCCCCACTGACTGTGTTCATTCTGTTTATGGAAATGGTCTGCAGCATTGTCTACATTTATTGTCCTGGTACAAAGTTCTTCAGTGACCCAAACTATGGACACAACCTTATGAAAGAAAGGGCAAACTACGTCCGAGCTGCTGTGTTCACGGGCCGCGGACCAGCGGAAAAGGGCACCAAAGCGGCAGCGCCCAGCAAGACGACAACGCCAACCCAAAGAACACTCATCTTTGACTGATGCTAATAAAGCATCTGCAGTTACTGTAATCGTTTGTTGTTCGTCTCACGCCTTTTAGCCAAACAGCTGTTTCGCAAACATAACCAGCTGGAGGAATTCAGGCTAAATAATTCGCACAAAAGGTGTTAGAGCAGGGCCCCCTGGGACTTGAACCGGCAGCCTTTGGGATGGAGGTGCCTGTCCTTCTGCCATGCGAGGTCAGGCACCCCGCAGGAGGACGGCTGGccggagaagcccaccagccggCAGGTCGCACTCACCTTCAGCAGGATGGAGGACGGCAGGTGGTTGATGCTGGGAGTGTCTGCTACCTCCAAGTCCCGACCTTCCACAGGGGTGTCAACGTACTCCTGATTGcagcctgaggaagaggaggaagcggaggaggAAGAGCCACCACCTTGGAGTACAGCTACAGTGCCGCCTGCATCACCCGCGCTGTGTCCTGCCTCTATCTctgagggggaggaggaggacgggagggggcagtgggggAGGTGGCAGTGCGCCGTGGCGGAAGGGGCATCCCGCACCCCAGTGCTGTCCGGGGCCTCCTGGAAGGCGCAGCGGGGCTGCTTGCACGGCCCAGAGCGCCGCAGCTCCCCGCATTTGCGCTTACACACCATGTCAGAGTAGTCGGCAGTAACGGAGGGCACGGTGCCGCAGAAGAGCACCGGGGGGGCGATGAGCTTGGCGGGAACGGCAGACAACAGGCTCTTGCCTGGGCCCTCCCAGATGGCAAGCTCCGGGGGTGACAACAGAAATCGGGCGCAGTCCTCAGGCGAGCTCAGCGCGGTGTAGCGCTCGGCGAGCCGGGCAGCACTGCTTTCTAGGCGCTCGTCGTCACTGTTGCCGTGAACGATGAAGCAGAGCATGCACGGCCCCTGCAGGAAGCAGTCCCTCCACTTGCTCTTCTTCTGTGctttcctcttcttcttcttcttcaggCGATTACCATTTTTCGAGAGAAGATGGCCCATATAGAAAACTCACGATGACTCTACATTGTGAAAAAAGACAATttaaacagagaaaaaaaagtcaGTCCAGTTTCAAGAGCATAACAGCATTTATATGAATCACAGCACAGAGGGACAATGCCGCAGAATTGCAAT contains:
- the fbxl17 gene encoding F-box/LRR-repeat protein 17 encodes the protein MGHLLSKNGNRLKKKKKRKAQKKSKWRDCFLQGPCMLCFIVHGNSDDERLESSAARLAERYTALSSPEDCARFLLSPPELAIWEGPGKSLLSAVPAKLIAPPVLFCGTVPSVTADYSDMVCKRKCGELRRSGPCKQPRCAFQEAPDSTGVRDAPSATAHCHLPHCPLPSSSSPSEIEAGHSAGDAGGTVAVLQGGGSSSSASSSSSGCNQEYVDTPVEGRDLEVADTPSINHLPSSILLKVFSHLSVKERCLGVSLVCRYWRDLCLDFQFWKQIDLSGFQQVTDDLLVKIGSRRQNVMEINISDCRKVQDGGVRALAQHCPGLLRYTAYRCKQLSDASLSAVAAHCPLLQKVHVGNQDKLTDSALKKLGESCSELRDVHLGQCYGVSDDGMVALAKGCPKLQKIYMQENKLVTDKSVQAFAEHCPQLQFVGFMGCSVTSLGVIHLTRLKNLSSLDLRHISELSSETVMEVVRSCRSLSSLNLCLNWSINDRCVEIIAKEGRSLKELYLVSCKITDYALIAIGQYSSTIETVDAGWCKEITDQGATQIAQSSKSLRYLGLMRCDKVNEETVERLVQQYPHIVFSTVMQDCKRTLERAYQMGWNPSSSTAS